GATCATCCCGTCGACCGCTTACGCGAAGCCATCCGACGTGTCGGACGAACCGTTCCAATTGAAGGACTGCCGCAACGTGACGATCGAGGACAACGTCACGCTCCAGAGCAGGACCGAGATAACACGCGAACCGGAGCCGGTGGCGTGAACGACCCACAAGCGGAGCACATGATGTACAACGGCTGTTACGACGCGCTGCCCGTGATGAACCGTCGGACGTGGGGCGCGTTCATGACGACGATGCTGGTACTGTCCCCGATGGTCATGGCGCAGGCCGGGGACGCGCTGACGCGGCCGAACCCGGACCTGCAGCAGTTCATCGACGATCGCGTGGCGGCGGGGGACAAGTCGATCACCGTGCCTCCTGGGCAATACCGCGTGACGCCGCGCGACCGCACGCACCTGGTGCTGAAGAACCTGACCGACATCGAGATCGATGCGACCGGCGTCGAGCTGATCTGCACCGAATCGACGCGCGCGATCACGATCGACAACTGCAGCAACCTAACGCTGCGCGGCCTCACGATCGACTACGACCCGCTGATCTTCACGCAGGGGCGCATCGTCGCGATGTCCGCCGACCAGCGCGTGCACGAGATCGAATTGTTCGATGGCTACCCACCGGCCGACCAGGCGCAGCGGAACTACCAGGTCTTCAGTTCGCAAATGCGCGAGCTGCGCGGCCGCGACTACTTTGGCATGACGTTCGAACCCAACGGCGAACGATCGCTGCGCGCGGTGCGGAGCGAGAGCGATACGCAGCCCGATCCGGCACAGGTTGGCGACCTCGTGGTGATGACGACCCAGCACGCGCCCAACGGCAGCATACCGCACACGATCATGAGCAACCGCTGCGTCGACCTGAAGCTCGACAGCATCACGATCTACGCCGCACACACGTTCGCGTACTTCGAGACCTACTGCGACAACACCACCTACCTCCATTGCAAGCTCGATCGCCGACCGGCCGAAATCGACCTGGCGCAGCGGGGCGACGCGCGCCTTCGCTCGGGAAACGCCGACGCGTTCCACAGCAAGTTCGCCGTGCGCGGGCCGAAGATCATCGAGTGCCTCGCCCAGCACATGGGTGACGATGCGGTGAACATCTGCGGCAACTACCACATGGTGATGCAGGCCAAGGGGAACGAGCTGCGCGTGCTGGCGATGGGCACGATGAACATCGCGACGGGCGACCCGATCGAGATCGTCTCCTACGATGGCCGCCGGCTGCCCGATGCGATCGCCAAGCGCATCGAGCCGGATGGGTCGATCATGCCCGACGAACGCGCGTTCCTGCTCGCGCAGCGCATGGACAAGCACACGAAAGAAGTGAAGGGCGAGTCCGCGTACCGCATTACGCTCGACCGCGAGATCGGCCTGCCGATGGGG
Above is a genomic segment from Tepidisphaeraceae bacterium containing:
- a CDS encoding right-handed parallel beta-helix repeat-containing protein codes for the protein MNDPQAEHMMYNGCYDALPVMNRRTWGAFMTTMLVLSPMVMAQAGDALTRPNPDLQQFIDDRVAAGDKSITVPPGQYRVTPRDRTHLVLKNLTDIEIDATGVELICTESTRAITIDNCSNLTLRGLTIDYDPLIFTQGRIVAMSADQRVHEIELFDGYPPADQAQRNYQVFSSQMRELRGRDYFGMTFEPNGERSLRAVRSESDTQPDPAQVGDLVVMTTQHAPNGSIPHTIMSNRCVDLKLDSITIYAAHTFAYFETYCDNTTYLHCKLDRRPAEIDLAQRGDARLRSGNADAFHSKFAVRGPKIIECLAQHMGDDAVNICGNYHMVMQAKGNELRVLAMGTMNIATGDPIEIVSYDGRRLPDAIAKRIEPDGSIMPDERAFLLAQRMDKHTKEVKGESAYRITLDREIGLPMGSVICSLNHVGRGFVVKGNTFGHNRSRAILIKGSDGVVEGNTIVGSKMNAVLVSPEYWWMESGSSNNVRIIDNTIRNVGSPAINVIARGGSGAIAPAGAHSGITITGNGIDDCTTPAIFVSSTDGLKIERNTGTLDSEGDRAYWLSNTVQPPAEGTYPPVVTVESANETVRDNDMTVR